One genomic segment of Anaerotignum faecicola includes these proteins:
- a CDS encoding DUF6472 family protein, which translates to MQSNCETCMYFGYDEEFEEYFCEVNLDEDEMEKFLTDSFQGGCPYYRLEDEYRTVRKQM; encoded by the coding sequence ATGCAGTCAAATTGCGAAACCTGTATGTATTTTGGATATGACGAGGAATTTGAGGAATATTTCTGCGAAGTGAATCTGGATGAGGATGAAATGGAAAAATTTCTCACGGACAGCTTTCAAGGCGGCTGTCCCTATTACCGTTTGGAGGATGAATACCGGACGGTGCGTAAGCAGATGTAA
- the pfkB gene encoding 1-phosphofructokinase → MIYTVTVNPSVDYVVQLGEFHLGMVNRALNEAVFSGGKGINVAMILQNLGVSNRALGFLAGFTGDFIEKDLRRRGCRTDFVRLEKGFSRINVKLKGQEGSEINGSGPAVDQAAVQALFEKISTLQKGDILIISGSVPLSLPQDFYERILDLLKGREIDTVVDATGEALLKTLRYEPFLIKPNLQELEELAERRLFTREEIIAQGKRLQEMGAKNVLISLAAEGAILLTAEGEILFGEAPRGKLVNAVGAGDSMVGGFVAGWVKTGNYCEALQWGVAAGSASAFCETLATGEEIRRLYDETINIIREEC, encoded by the coding sequence TTGATTTATACGGTAACGGTGAATCCTTCGGTGGATTATGTGGTGCAACTGGGCGAATTTCACCTAGGGATGGTAAACCGTGCGCTGAATGAGGCGGTTTTTTCGGGCGGCAAGGGTATCAACGTCGCTATGATTTTGCAGAATCTAGGTGTAAGTAATCGTGCGCTGGGATTTCTGGCAGGCTTTACGGGTGATTTTATTGAGAAGGATTTGCGACGGCGCGGCTGTCGGACGGATTTTGTCCGTTTGGAAAAGGGTTTCAGCCGTATCAATGTGAAGCTGAAGGGGCAGGAAGGCAGCGAAATCAACGGCAGTGGCCCTGCGGTAGATCAGGCGGCGGTGCAGGCGCTTTTTGAGAAGATAAGCACCCTGCAGAAAGGAGATATTCTGATTATTTCGGGCAGCGTACCGCTCTCGCTGCCACAGGATTTTTATGAAAGAATCCTGGATTTATTGAAGGGGCGTGAGATTGATACGGTTGTGGATGCGACGGGGGAGGCGCTGCTGAAAACTCTGCGGTATGAGCCGTTTCTTATTAAGCCGAACCTTCAGGAATTGGAGGAGCTGGCGGAAAGACGTTTATTCACGCGCGAGGAAATCATTGCACAGGGAAAACGCCTGCAGGAGATGGGGGCGAAAAATGTGCTGATTTCTCTGGCGGCGGAGGGGGCAATCCTTCTGACGGCGGAGGGGGAGATTTTATTCGGCGAAGCCCCGAGAGGAAAGCTAGTCAATGCTGTTGGAGCGGGGGACTCTATGGTGGGCGGCTTTGTGGCAGGATGGGTGAAAACGGGCAACTACTGTGAGGCGCTACAATGGGGTGTTGCGGCAGGCAGTGCGAGTGCATTCTGTGAAACCTTGGCAACGGGGGAAGAAATTCGGAGATTATATGACGAAACCATCAATATCATTCGTGAGGAATGTTAA
- a CDS encoding PTS fructose transporter subunit IIABC: MRISELLQKESIALGRKPQDKADAIGQMVELLAKSGSLEDKKKFKQAILERERLSTTGIGEGIAIPHGKSSAVKRAALAAMVVPQGVDFASADGAPVHLLFMIAVPEEGAELHLEVLERLAAMLMDEDFRKRLTAAKDAAEFLHILSIEEEKRFAETAEKQEYDYDVLAVTACPTGIAHTFMAAESLENKAREMGITIKVETNGSGGAKNVLTAKEIRAAKGIIVAADKNVEMQRFYGKRVLQVPVADGIRKPEVLLGKILQGEAPVYGEGKDVEMADGREEVRGRGKKVYRDLMNGVSHMLPFVIGGGILIAVAFLLDDYSLNPANFGSNLPQAAFFKAIGDAAFGFMLPILAGYIAMGIADRPALAPGFVGGFLAKEGGSGFLGALLAGFAAGYLILLLKKLFDKLPRSLEGIKSILLYPVFGILLMGLLIQLIINPPVAWLNEALYGLLARLGTGSRVLLGVLLGGMMSVDMGGPINKAAYVFGTASLASNEFQIMAAVMAGGMVPPLALALAVFAFRDKFSEKERQSGVANLIMGACFITEGAIPFAAADPLRVLPACIIGSAVAGGLSMFFGCGLRAPHGGIFVLPVISHPFGFLAAVILGALVGMLLLGVLRKRIEPRES, from the coding sequence ATGAGAATTTCGGAGTTGTTGCAAAAAGAAAGCATTGCTCTTGGCAGAAAGCCACAGGATAAGGCGGATGCCATCGGGCAGATGGTGGAGCTGCTGGCGAAAAGCGGCAGTTTAGAGGATAAAAAGAAATTCAAGCAGGCAATTTTAGAGAGAGAACGCCTTTCTACCACAGGCATCGGTGAGGGCATTGCCATTCCACATGGCAAAAGCAGTGCGGTGAAACGGGCGGCGTTGGCGGCGATGGTTGTGCCACAGGGCGTGGATTTCGCGAGTGCGGACGGTGCGCCGGTGCATTTATTATTTATGATTGCGGTGCCTGAGGAGGGGGCGGAGCTGCATCTGGAGGTATTGGAACGGCTTGCCGCCATGCTGATGGATGAGGATTTTCGCAAAAGGCTGACTGCGGCAAAGGATGCGGCAGAATTTCTGCATATTTTAAGCATAGAGGAGGAAAAACGCTTTGCGGAGACTGCGGAAAAGCAGGAATATGATTATGACGTTCTGGCGGTGACTGCCTGCCCGACGGGGATTGCGCATACCTTCATGGCGGCGGAAAGTCTGGAAAACAAGGCGCGCGAGATGGGCATTACCATTAAGGTGGAAACCAACGGGAGCGGCGGTGCGAAAAATGTGCTGACGGCGAAGGAAATCCGAGCGGCGAAGGGAATTATTGTTGCGGCGGATAAAAATGTGGAGATGCAGCGGTTTTATGGAAAAAGGGTCTTGCAGGTGCCTGTTGCGGACGGGATTCGCAAGCCGGAGGTGCTGCTTGGGAAGATTTTGCAGGGCGAAGCACCTGTTTACGGCGAGGGTAAGGATGTGGAAATGGCGGACGGCAGAGAGGAAGTCCGCGGCAGAGGGAAGAAGGTCTATCGTGATCTGATGAACGGCGTTTCGCACATGCTTCCGTTTGTCATCGGCGGCGGTATTCTGATTGCGGTTGCGTTCCTTTTGGATGATTACAGCCTGAATCCTGCCAATTTCGGCTCCAACCTGCCGCAGGCTGCCTTTTTCAAGGCAATCGGGGATGCGGCGTTTGGCTTTATGCTCCCGATTCTGGCAGGCTATATCGCGATGGGGATTGCAGACCGACCTGCGCTTGCACCCGGCTTTGTGGGCGGCTTTCTGGCGAAGGAGGGCGGCAGTGGCTTTCTGGGGGCGCTTCTGGCAGGCTTTGCGGCAGGGTATCTGATTCTGCTGCTGAAGAAGCTCTTTGATAAGCTGCCGCGTTCTCTGGAGGGAATCAAGTCCATTCTGCTCTACCCTGTTTTCGGGATTCTCCTGATGGGGTTATTGATTCAGCTGATTATCAATCCGCCTGTGGCATGGCTGAATGAAGCGCTTTACGGGCTTCTGGCGCGGCTTGGCACCGGTAGCCGTGTACTGCTTGGGGTTCTTCTGGGCGGCATGATGAGCGTGGATATGGGGGGCCCAATCAATAAGGCGGCGTATGTATTCGGTACGGCATCCCTTGCGAGTAATGAATTTCAGATTATGGCGGCGGTCATGGCAGGTGGTATGGTGCCGCCGTTGGCGTTGGCGCTGGCAGTATTCGCCTTCCGGGATAAATTCAGCGAAAAGGAACGGCAGTCCGGCGTGGCAAATCTGATTATGGGGGCGTGCTTTATTACGGAGGGGGCGATTCCCTTTGCGGCAGCTGACCCTCTGCGCGTTCTGCCTGCCTGCATTATCGGCTCTGCGGTGGCAGGGGGATTGAGCATGTTTTTTGGCTGCGGACTGCGCGCACCGCATGGCGGCATTTTCGTTCTGCCCGTCATCAGTCATCCCTTCGGCTTTCTGGCAGCGGTTATTCTGGGGGCGTTGGTCGGGATGCTCCTGCTTGGCGTTTTGAGAAAAAGAATTGAGCCGCGCGAGTCATAA
- the lepB gene encoding signal peptidase I, translating to MNVHLQEWGKAILQAAVIIVILFFFCWPMRISGSSMESTMKDGEIVLMSRFATMQEKYETGDIVMFHYYDADGGKTVVKRIIATEGDHIRILADGGVEVNGARLQEEYIHGRTDGLVDMTVPRGTVFVMGDNRGESFDSRNMGAIPCEDLKGKVFFRLFPLGRIR from the coding sequence ATGAACGTGCATTTACAAGAATGGGGAAAAGCCATCCTGCAGGCGGCTGTGATTATTGTGATTCTGTTTTTCTTCTGCTGGCCTATGCGGATTTCGGGCAGCTCCATGGAATCGACCATGAAGGATGGGGAAATCGTGCTGATGAGCCGCTTTGCGACGATGCAGGAAAAATATGAAACGGGCGATATTGTGATGTTCCATTATTATGATGCGGACGGGGGAAAAACGGTGGTAAAACGCATCATTGCCACAGAGGGCGACCACATCCGGATTCTGGCGGATGGCGGTGTGGAGGTGAACGGAGCAAGATTGCAGGAGGAATATATCCACGGCAGAACGGACGGTCTGGTGGATATGACTGTGCCGAGGGGAACGGTATTTGTGATGGGGGATAACCGTGGGGAAAGCTTTGACAGCCGCAACATGGGTGCAATTCCCTGTGAGGACTTGAAGGGGAAGGTGTTTTTCCGCCTGTTCCCTTTGGGAAGGATTCGGTAA
- a CDS encoding LysR family transcriptional regulator — translation MDIQKYEAFLKTIELGSITKAAEALCYSQSGISRMIQEVEKELSLSLLERGRGGVRLTAEGTKLLPQMKTLCNAYQSLLQQAGDVKELTAGLIRIGTFSSVATHWLPSIIREFQKDYPNIEYEFLLGDYREIEAWIREGRVDCGFLCLPVRPDLDTIFLERDDFLAILPATHPLAQAECIFLDALCKEPFLMLEKDKNAEIADFFRREGLSPNVRFTTWDDYAILSIVESGLGVSLLPRLILKRIPYQVAAKETVPSFHRDIVLALRDRKTAPLAVRRFLEYLPHR, via the coding sequence TTGGATATTCAAAAATACGAGGCATTTCTAAAAACCATAGAGCTTGGCAGTATCACCAAGGCAGCCGAAGCACTGTGCTATTCGCAATCGGGCATCAGCCGCATGATTCAGGAGGTGGAAAAGGAGCTTTCTCTTTCCCTGCTGGAGCGCGGACGCGGCGGTGTGCGCCTGACGGCAGAGGGTACGAAGCTTCTGCCGCAGATGAAAACGCTCTGCAATGCCTATCAATCCCTTTTGCAGCAGGCAGGGGATGTAAAGGAGCTTACCGCAGGGCTGATTCGCATCGGAACCTTTTCCAGTGTTGCAACGCATTGGCTCCCCAGTATCATCAGGGAATTTCAGAAGGATTATCCCAATATCGAATATGAATTTCTTCTGGGGGATTATCGCGAAATTGAAGCATGGATTCGGGAAGGGCGAGTAGACTGCGGCTTTCTCTGCCTGCCCGTCCGTCCCGATTTGGATACGATTTTTCTGGAACGGGATGATTTTCTTGCTATCCTCCCTGCAACACACCCCTTAGCACAGGCGGAGTGCATCTTTCTTGATGCCCTCTGCAAAGAGCCGTTTCTGATGCTGGAGAAGGACAAAAATGCCGAAATTGCCGATTTTTTCCGCAGAGAAGGTCTTTCGCCCAATGTCCGTTTTACTACTTGGGATGATTACGCCATTCTCTCCATTGTGGAAAGCGGTCTTGGGGTCAGCCTTTTGCCCCGTCTGATTTTGAAGCGGATTCCCTATCAGGTGGCGGCAAAGGAAACCGTTCCCTCCTTCCATCGGGATATCGTCCTTGCCCTGCGCGACAGAAAAACTGCTCCGCTTGCCGTCAGACGGTTTCTGGAATATCTCCCCCATCGCTAA
- a CDS encoding DMT family transporter: MPQERKSYWNYIAGLLLFGSNGIVASGIALDSYKIVYLRCIIGITVLLLLFLLTRQKRNVKGYERDLCFLAISGAAMGGNWLFLYEAYQQIGVRTASLLCYCGPVIVMALAPILFHEKLTLHKCLGFLVVLVGVFLINGQAAQEGKTLWGLFCGGMSAVMYAVLVIANKKVTHIVGMENVLYQLLFSTVTVAIFLLFREGLFFSIPADAWRFVLLLGVVNTGLGCYLYFSSIGRLSVQSVAVLGYLEPFSAVVLSAVLLREGMSLLRLLGVGCILGGAMLAEMSGKKTRSSFSE; this comes from the coding sequence GTGCCACAGGAAAGAAAATCTTATTGGAACTACATCGCAGGATTGTTGTTATTCGGTTCAAATGGTATTGTGGCAAGCGGCATTGCGCTGGACAGCTATAAAATTGTATATCTGCGCTGTATCATCGGCATTACAGTGTTGCTCCTGCTGTTTTTGCTGACAAGGCAGAAGCGAAACGTCAAGGGATACGAGAGAGATTTATGCTTTCTGGCAATTTCGGGGGCGGCAATGGGCGGCAACTGGCTGTTTTTATATGAAGCGTATCAGCAGATTGGCGTGAGGACGGCATCGCTTTTGTGCTACTGCGGCCCTGTCATTGTGATGGCTTTGGCACCGATACTGTTCCATGAGAAATTGACACTGCATAAATGTCTTGGCTTTTTGGTGGTGCTTGTCGGTGTATTCCTTATTAACGGGCAGGCGGCGCAGGAGGGAAAAACCCTCTGGGGACTGTTTTGTGGCGGTATGTCGGCAGTGATGTATGCGGTGCTTGTGATTGCGAATAAGAAGGTGACGCATATCGTCGGAATGGAAAATGTGCTGTATCAGCTGCTGTTCAGCACGGTGACGGTGGCGATTTTTCTGCTTTTCCGAGAGGGGCTGTTCTTCTCGATTCCGGCAGACGCTTGGCGATTCGTACTTCTGCTTGGCGTTGTGAATACAGGTCTTGGGTGCTATCTTTATTTTTCATCTATCGGGCGGCTGTCTGTGCAGAGTGTTGCGGTTTTGGGCTATCTGGAGCCGTTTTCGGCTGTGGTGCTTTCGGCAGTGCTGCTGCGGGAGGGTATGAGTCTCCTGCGGCTTCTGGGCGTGGGATGCATCTTAGGTGGCGCGATGCTTGCGGAGATGAGTGGGAAAAAGACAAGGTCCTCCTTTTCAGAATAA
- a CDS encoding RNA polymerase sigma factor, whose product MAEEEKLLMRLKNGKRNAIDEAIAVYTPYLSTVLYNMLGNRLPKEDIEEILSDVFVTLWRNADTIDLEKGTLRAYLAAVARNFALKKLNKQRDYTSLDEIELPDEAPIPEENTAESVVWDAVMSLGEPDNEIFVRYYIFGEKIREIAKATGVNPSTVKTKLSRGKRKLKEILLHAEGLL is encoded by the coding sequence ATGGCAGAGGAAGAAAAGCTGCTCATGCGGCTCAAAAATGGAAAAAGAAATGCAATCGACGAAGCAATCGCGGTCTATACCCCCTATCTCAGCACGGTTCTTTATAATATGCTCGGGAACCGACTGCCGAAGGAGGATATCGAGGAAATCCTATCCGATGTGTTTGTAACGCTCTGGAGGAACGCAGATACCATTGATTTGGAAAAGGGCACGCTGCGTGCCTACCTCGCCGCGGTTGCCCGAAACTTCGCATTAAAGAAATTAAATAAGCAGAGAGACTACACCAGCCTTGACGAAATTGAGCTTCCCGATGAAGCCCCAATTCCGGAGGAGAACACGGCGGAAAGTGTTGTCTGGGATGCCGTTATGAGCTTAGGGGAACCGGATAATGAAATCTTTGTGCGTTATTATATATTCGGTGAAAAAATCCGAGAAATCGCAAAGGCGACCGGCGTAAACCCATCTACCGTAAAAACCAAGCTTTCCAGAGGAAAACGAAAACTGAAAGAAATTTTATTACATGCGGAGGGACTGTTATGA
- a CDS encoding DUF3794 and LysM peptidoglycan-binding domain-containing protein, with protein MPLTLAKETMDMNWKDAAASGSSQILLEGDMIVPDSKPDLQEILRCQGNVKIREKRVTDDRISFSGDLEISVLYRAKNGERPLYAMQASLPLEDFLHIDGLEKDMETSLDAVPEHLDCQIINDRKIGVKAVLGVTATGERQNHTEILSGISGEGIECLQGILRMEQNTAPLKDRFTVKEEITLPSAKPEIADVLWQTIDLTEQDIRAMDGKVMVRGNLRICMLYCDTEGNLGSFCEKIPFSGYLEGEGIEPKTELTGTLQIEDAKLTPTVDEDGEARQLAVDVAVSAALQGRETVEREILQDAYAPTGTVTLEKETITYPVTVGSGKNQFSLKERIHLAESEKPLLRAEEVWGEVRLSEARTTTDAVEADGVLTVSLLYHCENDETPLCMLERGIPFGQMMELRGVEEGDAAAVQLRLDDLDFQMLSEQEGELRAAVTMEAVVLRDETAEIVKDITPEEEAAPSPMAGAIIYMVQPQDTLWKIAKRYRTTVEDILSINEIENPDLIYPGQKLLIIKMVH; from the coding sequence ATGCCGTTGACATTGGCAAAGGAAACAATGGATATGAACTGGAAGGACGCTGCCGCAAGCGGTTCCTCTCAAATTCTTCTGGAAGGAGATATGATCGTCCCCGACAGTAAGCCGGATCTGCAGGAAATCCTGCGCTGTCAGGGAAACGTGAAAATCAGAGAAAAACGCGTCACCGATGACCGCATTTCCTTTTCGGGCGATCTGGAAATCTCTGTGCTCTATCGGGCAAAAAACGGCGAGCGTCCGCTGTATGCCATGCAGGCAAGCCTGCCCCTTGAGGATTTTTTACATATCGACGGTCTGGAAAAGGATATGGAAACCTCCCTTGATGCTGTCCCGGAGCATCTGGACTGCCAGATTATCAATGATAGAAAAATCGGCGTGAAGGCCGTCCTTGGCGTGACCGCAACAGGCGAACGTCAAAATCATACAGAAATTTTGAGCGGTATCAGCGGTGAGGGCATTGAATGTCTGCAAGGCATACTGCGGATGGAGCAGAACACCGCTCCCCTAAAAGACCGCTTCACCGTCAAGGAGGAAATCACCCTTCCCTCCGCCAAGCCCGAAATTGCAGATGTCCTCTGGCAGACCATCGACCTCACAGAGCAGGATATTCGCGCCATGGATGGTAAGGTAATGGTGCGCGGCAATCTGCGCATTTGTATGCTGTATTGCGATACCGAGGGCAATCTCGGCAGCTTCTGCGAAAAAATCCCTTTTAGCGGCTATCTGGAAGGGGAAGGCATCGAGCCGAAAACCGAATTGACCGGCACTTTACAGATTGAGGATGCAAAGCTGACCCCTACCGTAGATGAAGACGGCGAGGCAAGGCAGCTTGCGGTCGATGTCGCTGTCAGCGCCGCCTTGCAGGGCAGAGAAACCGTTGAACGAGAAATCCTGCAGGATGCCTATGCCCCGACAGGTACGGTCACACTCGAAAAGGAAACCATCACCTACCCCGTCACCGTCGGCAGCGGGAAAAACCAATTCTCTCTGAAGGAACGGATTCACTTAGCGGAAAGCGAAAAGCCTCTGCTCCGCGCAGAGGAGGTTTGGGGCGAGGTGCGCCTTTCCGAAGCACGCACCACCACAGATGCCGTAGAAGCCGATGGCGTTCTGACCGTCAGCCTGCTGTATCACTGCGAGAATGACGAAACACCGCTCTGTATGCTGGAACGCGGGATTCCCTTCGGGCAAATGATGGAGCTGCGTGGTGTGGAGGAGGGCGATGCCGCCGCGGTGCAGTTGCGTCTGGATGATTTGGATTTTCAAATGCTTTCCGAGCAGGAGGGCGAGCTGCGTGCTGCCGTCACCATGGAAGCCGTTGTCCTGCGAGACGAAACGGCGGAAATCGTGAAGGATATCACGCCGGAGGAGGAAGCAGCCCCCTCCCCCATGGCAGGCGCAATCATTTATATGGTACAGCCGCAGGATACGCTTTGGAAAATTGCCAAGCGCTACCGCACAACGGTGGAGGATATTCTTTCCATCAATGAGATTGAAAACCCCGACCTCATTTACCCCGGGCAGAAGCTGCTCATCATCAAAATGGTGCATTGA
- a CDS encoding helix-turn-helix domain-containing protein translates to MNTITAIRNRILQLCEERNLTINKLATISAVSPSSLKSILYGNSNNPKILTLKMLCDGLDITLAEFFDTPEFNTLEQEIK, encoded by the coding sequence ATGAATACCATTACCGCAATCAGAAACCGCATCTTGCAGCTTTGCGAGGAACGTAACCTTACCATCAATAAACTGGCAACGATTTCTGCCGTTTCCCCTTCTTCTCTGAAAAGTATCCTCTACGGAAATAGCAATAACCCAAAAATCCTCACACTGAAAATGCTCTGCGATGGTCTGGATATTACCCTTGCAGAATTTTTCGATACCCCAGAGTTTAATACACTGGAACAGGAAATTAAATAA
- a CDS encoding helix-turn-helix domain-containing protein produces the protein MSDFSFNLKKYRKRKNLSQCKLAKTLHYGCTAIANYESGRNEPSIDSLIKLAEALDVTIDELVGIKQKSDELHLLSAFKKLDNRKKQTVLCLVDALLSP, from the coding sequence ATGTCGGATTTCTCTTTCAATTTGAAAAAATATCGAAAACGGAAAAATTTATCACAATGCAAACTAGCAAAGACTCTGCACTATGGCTGTACTGCCATCGCAAATTATGAATCCGGCAGAAACGAACCTTCTATTGATTCTCTGATTAAATTGGCAGAAGCTTTAGATGTAACCATTGATGAATTGGTCGGCATAAAACAAAAATCAGATGAACTGCATCTGCTTTCCGCTTTTAAAAAATTGGATAACCGTAAAAAACAAACCGTGTTGTGCCTCGTTGATGCCCTTCTGTCTCCATAA
- a CDS encoding ribbon-helix-helix domain-containing protein: MRPLKQKVSVTLDEDIVKRVKELSEEQQRSFSQYINLVLTEHLKHLEQTEK; this comes from the coding sequence ATGAGACCACTGAAACAGAAGGTCAGCGTTACGCTGGATGAAGACATTGTAAAAAGAGTGAAGGAATTATCGGAGGAGCAACAGCGTTCTTTTTCGCAATATATCAATTTAGTTTTAACAGAGCATTTGAAGCATTTAGAGCAAACGGAAAAATAG
- the tmk gene encoding dTMP kinase: MKGYFISVEGGDGSGKSTQMQRIEAYLTEMGQEVLLTREPGGTPMAEKIREMILDPANRDLTGRAEMLLYAAARAQHVEEKILPALRAGKTVLSDRFTDSSIAYQGFGRGLGDMVAEVNRIATGGLEPDLTIFLNITPAAGMARKNRQDGHVLDRLEQEKAAFHEAVYAGYLQLAKENSTRIADIDADRPAEAVFADIRKALDRVFGFVPQK, from the coding sequence ATGAAAGGCTATTTTATTTCCGTGGAGGGCGGCGATGGCAGCGGCAAATCCACACAGATGCAGAGAATAGAGGCATATCTGACAGAGATGGGGCAGGAAGTCCTTCTGACCAGAGAGCCGGGTGGTACGCCGATGGCAGAAAAAATCCGAGAGATGATTCTTGACCCTGCCAACAGGGACTTGACGGGGCGTGCGGAAATGCTGCTGTATGCGGCGGCGCGCGCACAGCACGTTGAGGAAAAAATTCTTCCTGCACTCAGGGCAGGAAAGACGGTGCTTTCTGACCGTTTCACCGATTCCAGCATTGCCTATCAGGGCTTCGGCAGAGGTCTTGGGGATATGGTGGCAGAGGTAAACCGTATTGCAACAGGCGGTCTGGAGCCGGATCTGACGATTTTTCTGAACATTACCCCTGCGGCGGGGATGGCGCGGAAAAACCGACAGGACGGGCATGTGCTTGACCGTTTGGAGCAGGAAAAGGCGGCATTTCATGAAGCGGTGTATGCAGGCTATTTGCAGCTTGCGAAGGAAAACAGCACAAGAATTGCGGATATTGATGCGGACAGACCTGCCGAGGCCGTCTTTGCGGATATCCGAAAAGCGTTAGACAGAGTATTTGGCTTTGTGCCACAAAAATAA
- a CDS encoding cyclic-di-AMP receptor, which translates to MKLIIAIIQDEDASEVISHLNEAKFQVTRLSTKGGFLRAGNTTIMTGVEDEKVEGALKIIEENSKARTQYATLPSSCGAMHGLILAPIEVKVGGATVFVLDVEQFHKY; encoded by the coding sequence ATGAAACTCATCATTGCGATTATTCAGGACGAGGATGCGAGCGAAGTAATCTCTCATCTGAACGAAGCAAAATTTCAGGTAACGAGACTTTCCACAAAGGGTGGCTTCCTGCGCGCAGGCAACACCACCATTATGACAGGTGTGGAGGATGAAAAGGTAGAAGGCGCGCTGAAAATCATCGAGGAAAACAGCAAGGCGCGTACCCAGTATGCGACACTGCCCTCCTCCTGCGGTGCCATGCACGGCTTGATTCTGGCACCCATTGAGGTAAAGGTTGGCGGTGCAACGGTATTTGTACTGGATGTGGAGCAGTTCCACAAATATTGA
- a CDS encoding DNA polymerase III subunit encodes MYTFEEIRGNTPLVEQLRRSAASGRSSHAYLFLGGAGAGKRLIANTFAKALQCEGEKRPCDSCKSCHAFNHGNHPDVIYFQPLKNGKTYTIEDVREQLLETVDLKPFRYEKKIYIIEKADTLNIQSQNALLKTLEEPPAHAVFLLLAERAEAFLPTILSRVVVMKIRPLSAETIADYLMQAGHLAEESHILSAYAQGRIGQALELVEDEGFRKMRQDILGKLEALPSMSEGDAYLLAKDFEVYKNDLRFLDIMELWYRDLLTAKSLREEGYLIQRDKKDAIFRAAKEPAALLAKKAAAVRTARMRLAQNANFRLTMEVMLMDLKETGK; translated from the coding sequence TTGTATACATTTGAGGAAATCCGAGGGAATACCCCTTTGGTGGAGCAGCTTAGGCGTTCTGCCGCGAGCGGAAGAAGCTCCCATGCCTATCTTTTCCTGGGCGGCGCAGGGGCAGGCAAGCGGCTGATTGCAAATACCTTTGCGAAGGCACTGCAATGTGAAGGCGAAAAACGCCCCTGTGACAGCTGCAAAAGCTGCCATGCCTTCAATCATGGCAACCACCCCGACGTGATTTATTTTCAGCCGTTGAAAAACGGGAAAACCTACACGATTGAGGATGTGCGCGAGCAGCTTCTGGAAACGGTGGATTTAAAGCCGTTTCGGTATGAAAAGAAAATTTATATCATCGAAAAGGCGGATACCTTGAATATCCAGAGCCAGAATGCGCTTCTGAAAACGCTGGAGGAGCCGCCTGCGCATGCGGTATTTCTGCTTCTGGCGGAGCGTGCCGAGGCATTTCTGCCGACGATTCTTTCCCGTGTGGTGGTGATGAAAATTCGTCCGCTTTCGGCGGAAACGATTGCGGATTACCTCATGCAGGCAGGTCATTTGGCAGAGGAAAGCCACATCCTTTCGGCGTATGCCCAAGGGCGAATCGGGCAGGCGTTGGAGCTTGTCGAGGATGAAGGCTTTCGGAAAATGCGGCAGGATATTTTGGGCAAATTAGAAGCCCTGCCCTCCATGAGCGAGGGGGATGCCTATCTGCTTGCGAAGGATTTTGAGGTCTATAAAAATGACCTGCGTTTTTTGGATATTATGGAATTATGGTATCGCGACCTGCTGACGGCAAAAAGCCTGCGGGAGGAAGGATACCTCATACAAAGAGATAAAAAGGATGCCATCTTTCGGGCGGCGAAGGAGCCTGCGGCACTTCTGGCGAAGAAGGCAGCCGCAGTCAGAACCGCACGAATGCGTCTGGCACAGAATGCAAATTTTCGGCTGACGATGGAAGTCATGCTGATGGATTTAAAGGAGACTGGTAAATGA